A window from Fibrobacter sp. UWB11 encodes these proteins:
- a CDS encoding Crp/Fnr family transcriptional regulator: protein MITGDSRKKLIPPTQLRVKAGFVVSSPQDEDKKIILLNEGELVALDPKANNKVVFKILPGNLVGVGALLEREPVRYVFQATVDSSITIINDECMESELKSLPVWLLAVIKAISARTRRINDSIRSAKTDNTLASLASFCKFYKSEDFLQTNALLQEFSWLTKTPLPAATEALKALIRRKLIVFHGDKTCLSIPNPYLLGIFSDYQKAKDLDKPWNPFCLTLQQKRILVLLSTLENGTSKDATDWIAFFKERNIPITVADWLQIQQFEWFIEKGNHLLSLDLKKINYYETALKYEQNLKGTV, encoded by the coding sequence ATGATTACGGGGGATTCCCGAAAGAAACTTATCCCGCCCACGCAACTCCGCGTGAAGGCGGGTTTTGTTGTATCTTCGCCACAGGACGAAGACAAAAAAATCATCCTTTTGAACGAGGGTGAGCTTGTTGCGCTTGACCCCAAAGCAAACAACAAGGTTGTTTTTAAAATTCTTCCCGGAAATCTCGTAGGCGTCGGAGCGCTCCTTGAACGTGAGCCCGTACGTTACGTATTCCAAGCTACGGTTGATTCCTCCATTACGATTATCAACGACGAATGTATGGAATCCGAGCTAAAGAGCCTCCCCGTATGGCTTTTGGCAGTTATCAAGGCTATTTCTGCTAGAACAAGAAGAATCAACGATTCCATCCGCTCGGCAAAGACAGACAACACGCTTGCAAGTCTCGCGTCATTTTGCAAATTCTACAAAAGCGAAGATTTTTTGCAGACAAACGCACTGCTGCAAGAATTTTCGTGGCTTACCAAGACTCCCTTACCAGCAGCAACAGAAGCTTTAAAGGCTCTCATTCGTCGCAAGTTGATTGTTTTCCATGGTGACAAAACCTGTCTTTCCATTCCAAACCCATACCTTCTCGGTATATTCTCTGATTACCAAAAGGCAAAGGATTTGGACAAGCCTTGGAACCCGTTTTGCCTTACGCTCCAGCAAAAAAGAATTCTTGTGTTGCTTTCGACATTAGAAAATGGCACATCGAAAGATGCAACGGACTGGATCGCTTTTTTCAAGGAACGCAATATTCCCATAACAGTCGCCGACTGGCTCCAAATACAGCAATTCGAGTGGTTTATCGAAAAAGGGAATCATCTTCTTTCTCTTGATTTGAAAAAAATAAACTACTACGAAACAGCCTTAAAGTACGAACAAAATCTCAAGGGGACAGTCTAA
- the rplS gene encoding 50S ribosomal protein L19 encodes MSLNIEAIQNENLKTDLPEFRAGDTVTVNVKVIEGTKERIQPFKGVVIQQKNSGIGKSITVRKMSGSVAVERIFPVNSPRIDSIVVERSGKVHQARIYYMRDLRGKAARIEERQA; translated from the coding sequence ATGTCCCTGAACATTGAAGCAATCCAGAATGAAAATTTGAAGACCGACCTTCCGGAATTCCGCGCCGGCGATACCGTTACCGTTAACGTCAAGGTTATCGAAGGTACGAAGGAACGTATCCAGCCGTTCAAGGGCGTCGTTATTCAGCAGAAGAACTCTGGCATCGGCAAGTCCATCACGGTTCGCAAGATGTCTGGTTCCGTGGCTGTCGAACGTATCTTCCCGGTCAACTCTCCGCGCATCGACTCCATCGTTGTCGAACGCTCCGGTAAGGTCCACCAGGCTCGCATTTACTACATGCGCGACCTCCGTGGTAAGGCTGCACGTATCGAAGAACGTCAGGCTTAA
- the rimM gene encoding ribosome maturation factor RimM (Essential for efficient processing of 16S rRNA), which produces MDQNESYITVCQLMRAHGVKGYIKAMPLTHDLTRCKSLKDVRVKKRNGEIVELTLEDAKVANTIWHLKFKGFDTPEAVAVLVNSDVMIPESERLPLPEGEYYIDDLEGFRVHTEDGRDIGEVLEVQELMTVDAFHIKFDLAMQSEFSSKSILAPWIDDCVKEINEDGKFIVCDSDYLKSLCPEER; this is translated from the coding sequence ATGGACCAAAACGAATCCTACATCACCGTCTGCCAACTCATGCGTGCGCATGGCGTCAAAGGCTACATCAAGGCAATGCCCCTGACCCATGACCTGACTCGCTGCAAGAGCCTTAAAGACGTGCGCGTCAAAAAGAGGAATGGCGAAATCGTGGAACTCACCCTCGAAGACGCTAAAGTCGCCAACACGATTTGGCACTTGAAATTCAAGGGTTTTGATACTCCCGAAGCCGTAGCAGTCCTCGTCAATAGCGACGTCATGATTCCCGAATCCGAACGTCTCCCGCTCCCCGAAGGCGAATATTACATTGACGATTTAGAAGGTTTCCGCGTTCACACCGAAGACGGTCGCGACATAGGCGAAGTCCTCGAAGTGCAAGAACTGATGACGGTCGATGCGTTCCATATCAAGTTCGACCTCGCCATGCAATCCGAATTCAGCAGCAAGTCCATCCTCGCCCCCTGGATTGATGATTGTGTCAAGGAAATCAACGAAGACGGAAAGTTCATAGTTTGCGATAGCGACTATCTAAAATCCCTTTGCCCGGAGGAACGATGA
- the trmD gene encoding tRNA (guanosine(37)-N1)-methyltransferase TrmD, which yields MKIDCITIFPEMFAPMKSSIMGRAQAKGLFEFNTVYLRDFAINAYGQVDDVPYGGEPGMVLRPEPLAKAIRSTGVKDDGGKVIYLTADGVPFTHKIAKELSQENHLVLVCGHYKGIDDRIRQTEVDMEISIGDFVVSGGELPAMLVTDAVVRLLDGALGHKESGETDSFAQGVLGWPVYTRPEEFEGKKVPEVLLSGHHKNISEWRRQESLKRTQERRPDIFKNLEINTTFGDK from the coding sequence ATGAAGATCGACTGCATCACCATCTTCCCCGAAATGTTCGCGCCGATGAAAAGTTCAATCATGGGCCGCGCACAGGCAAAAGGCTTGTTTGAGTTCAACACAGTCTATCTGCGCGACTTCGCCATCAACGCCTACGGGCAAGTAGACGATGTCCCGTACGGTGGTGAACCGGGCATGGTACTCCGTCCCGAACCGCTTGCGAAGGCCATTCGCAGCACGGGTGTCAAGGATGATGGCGGCAAAGTCATCTATCTCACGGCAGACGGCGTTCCCTTCACACATAAGATTGCCAAAGAACTCTCTCAAGAAAACCACCTTGTACTTGTCTGCGGACACTACAAGGGAATCGATGACCGCATCCGCCAGACCGAGGTCGACATGGAGATTTCCATCGGGGACTTTGTCGTGAGCGGAGGCGAACTTCCGGCGATGCTCGTCACGGACGCCGTAGTGCGACTGCTGGACGGAGCTCTGGGCCACAAGGAATCCGGCGAAACGGACTCCTTCGCGCAAGGCGTTTTGGGCTGGCCTGTCTACACCCGCCCCGAAGAATTCGAAGGAAAAAAGGTGCCTGAGGTGCTACTTTCCGGTCATCACAAGAACATTTCAGAGTGGAGACGCCAAGAATCGTTAAAAAGAACGCAAGAAAGACGTCCCGACATCTTTAAAAATCTTGAAATAAATACTACATTTGGCGACAAATAA
- a CDS encoding TIGR02147 family protein: MKPITEYQDYRRYMQDFYEEHKKSGFTWREFSKDAGFASPSYLKLVCEGKSSLSRVGLPRVAAAMKLSGFELSYFEKMVEFGNATNDEKKKAAFADLTRIAKEQHARVIDADTFAYYESAINSIVRELAPLMPGALPLEIAKKIKHAFTAQQVRDSLAMLTKAKFLEETDENTYQQTDKAITGSSEAIPLALRAMNREMTDLAKEAIDKIDVNERNISGVTMGIDAATFARISEEVDNCRKRVITLANECKKIDQVYRLNLQLFPLTDKV; encoded by the coding sequence ATGAAACCGATAACCGAATACCAAGATTACCGCCGCTACATGCAGGACTTCTACGAAGAACACAAGAAGTCCGGTTTTACCTGGCGTGAATTTTCGAAGGACGCCGGATTCGCCTCGCCATCGTATCTCAAGCTCGTTTGCGAAGGGAAAAGTTCGCTGAGTCGCGTTGGGCTACCGCGTGTCGCTGCTGCGATGAAACTTTCGGGCTTTGAACTTTCGTACTTCGAAAAGATGGTCGAATTCGGGAACGCCACAAACGACGAGAAGAAAAAGGCCGCATTTGCCGACCTCACCCGCATTGCAAAAGAACAGCATGCACGTGTCATTGACGCCGACACATTCGCCTATTACGAATCTGCCATAAATTCCATCGTTCGTGAACTCGCACCCTTGATGCCGGGCGCCCTCCCGCTTGAAATCGCAAAAAAAATCAAGCATGCCTTCACGGCGCAACAAGTCCGAGATTCGCTAGCCATGCTCACCAAGGCAAAGTTCCTTGAAGAAACAGACGAAAACACTTACCAGCAAACGGACAAGGCCATCACCGGTTCGTCCGAGGCCATCCCGCTTGCTCTCCGTGCCATGAACCGCGAAATGACCGACCTCGCGAAAGAAGCCATCGACAAAATCGACGTGAACGAAAGGAACATTTCGGGAGTCACCATGGGCATCGACGCAGCAACATTCGCGCGCATTTCCGAAGAGGTCGACAACTGCCGCAAGCGCGTCATCACGCTCGCCAACGAATGCAAGAAAATCGATCAAGTTTACCGCCTCAACTTGCAACTTTTCCCGCTGACGGACAAAGTATAG
- the rpsP gene encoding 30S ribosomal protein S16, which produces MATVIRLARFGKRHNPIYRIVVIDNRKARDDSFIEQVGFFNPNLKQPEIRFEQEKVLKWLSVGAQPSDTVKSLLKKTGISDLFHDLKANRSIEGKAPKAREIKSKQRKLSPKAQARLEAEKAAKAAAEAPAAEEAQA; this is translated from the coding sequence ATGGCAACTGTTATCCGTCTCGCCCGCTTCGGCAAGCGTCACAACCCGATCTACCGCATCGTCGTCATCGACAACCGCAAGGCTCGCGACGATAGCTTTATCGAACAGGTCGGCTTCTTCAACCCGAACCTCAAGCAGCCGGAAATCCGCTTCGAACAGGAAAAGGTTCTCAAGTGGCTCTCTGTTGGTGCTCAGCCGTCTGACACCGTCAAGTCCCTCCTCAAGAAGACCGGTATCTCTGACTTGTTCCACGACCTCAAGGCCAACCGCTCCATCGAAGGCAAGGCACCGAAGGCTCGCGAAATCAAGTCCAAGCAGCGCAAGTTGAGCCCGAAGGCTCAGGCTCGTCTCGAAGCTGAAAAGGCTGCCAAGGCAGCTGCTGAAGCTCCGGCCGCTGAAGAAGCACAGGCTTAA